The following are from one region of the Falco cherrug isolate bFalChe1 chromosome 19, bFalChe1.pri, whole genome shotgun sequence genome:
- the ACVR1B gene encoding activin receptor type-1B isoform X1: protein MAAPPPPPRARRPPPPPAAAAAVPLLALLLTGVLGGARALTCLCSDCKQANSTCETDGACMVSVFNLDGVKHHVRTCIPEAKLIPAGKPFYCLSSEDLRNTHCCYSDFCNKIDLMVPSGHLKDNEPPSSWGPVELVAVIAGPVFLVFVVMIIVVFVFHHHQRVYHNRQRLDMEDPSCEMCLSKDKTLQDLVYDLSTSGSGSGLPLFVQRTVARTIVLQEIIGKGRFGEVWRGRWRGGDVAVKIFSSREERSWFREAEIYQTVMLRHENILGFIAADNKDNGTWTQLWLVSDYHEHGSLFDYLNRYTVTIEGMIKLALSAASGLAHLHMEIVGTQGKPGIAHRDLKSKNILVKKNGTCAIADLGLAVRHDSVTDTIDIAPNQRVGTKRYMAPEVLDETINMKHFDSFKCADIYALGLVYWEIARRCNAGGIHEEYQLPYYDLVPSDPSIEEMRKVVCDQKLRPNIPNWWQSYEALRVMGKMMRECWYANGAARLTALRIKKTLSQLSVQEDVKI, encoded by the exons CTTTGACATGTTTGTGCTCCGACTGCAAACAAGCAAACTCCACGTGTGAAACGGACGGTGCGTGCATGGTCTCGGTCTTCAACCTGGATGGTGTTAAACACCACGTGCGGACCTGCATTCCTGAAGCAAAATTGATTCCTGCTGGGAAACCCTTCTATTGTCTGAGTTCAGAAGATCTGCGTAATACTCACTGCTGCTACTCTGATTTTTGCAACAAAATTGATTTAATGGTTCCCAGTG GGCACCTGAAAGATAACGAGCCCCCGTCAAGCTGGGGTCCTGTGGAGCTAGTGGCGGTGATTGCCGGACCCGTCTTCCTTGTGTTTGTTGTCATGATCATAGTAGTCTTTGTGTTTCATCACCACCAACGAGTCTATCACAATCGTCAGCGGCTGGACATGGAAGACCCCTCTTGTGAAATGTGCCTTTCGAAGGATAAGACCTTGCAAGATCTAGTCTACGATCTCTCCACCTCTGGCTCTGGCTCAG GTTTGCCACTTTTTGTCCAACGGACTGTGGCTCGAACGATTGTCCTTCAGGAGATCATTGGTAAAGGGCGTTTCGGGGAAGTGTGGCGTGGCAGGTGGCGTGGAGGTGACGTCGCCGTAAAAATCTTCTCTTCACGGGAGGAGCGTTCCTGGTTTAGGGAAGCAGAAATATATCAAACCGTGATGCTGCGACATGAGAACATCCTGGGATTTATTGCTGCGGATAACAAAG aTAACGGAACGTGGACTCAGCTGTGGCTCGTCTCCGACTACCACGAGCACGGTTCTCTCTTTGACTACCTGAATCGATACACCGTGACTATCGAGGGGATGATCAAGCTTGCCCTGTCGGCTGCTAGCGGACTGGCCCATCTGCACATGGAGATTGTGGGTACTCAGG GAAAGCCTGGGATTGCTCACAGAGACTTGAAATCTAAGAACATCTTGGTGAAGAAGAACGGCACGTGTGCCATCGCTGACCTCGGACTGGCCGTCCGGCATGATTCCGTTACGGATACAATTGATATTGCACCAAATCAGAGGGTCGGAACCAAACG GTACATGGCCCCTGAAGTCTTGGATGAAACCATTAACATGAAGCATTTTGATTCATTTAAATGTGCTGATATCTATGCCTTGGGCTTGGTCTACTGGGAGATTGCTCGAAGGTGCAACGCAGGAG GTATCCATGAGGAGTATCAGCTTCCCTACTATGACCTGGTACCCTCTGATCCCTCGATTGAAGAGATGCGGAAGGTCGTGTGTGATCAGAAATTACGGCCTAATATCCCAAACTGGTGGCAAAGCTACGAG GCGCTACGGGTGATGGGTAAGATGATGCGAGAGTGCTGGTACGCCAACGGAGCGGCTCGACTCACTGCCCTCCGCATTAAGAAAACCCTCTCACAGCTCAGTGTCCAGGAAGATGTGAAAATCTAG
- the SLC11A2 gene encoding natural resistance-associated macrophage protein 2 isoform X2 translates to MKRAFRGTCHRANVASLNQFPGQGNGPSMGNSDTDHKASYEDAPGEHGDVLSTISSSMNPLQPPAAAEEPFTTYFDSKIPIPEDETHSCFSFRKLWAFTGPGFLMSIAYLDPGNIESDLQSGAVAGFKLLWVLLLATVIGLLLQRLAARLGVVTGLHLAEVCNRQYQKVPRIILWLMVELAIIGSDMQEVIGSAIAINLLSMGKIPLWGGVLITIADTFVFLFLDKYGLRKLEAFFGFLITIMALTFGYEYITVKPSQEKLLQGLFIPYCQNCGTEQLEQAVGIVGAVIMPHNMYLHSALVKSRQVNRANKREVQEANKYFFIESCIALFVSFIINIFVVTVFAEAFFEKTNADVSDVCRNASSPHSSLFPSDNQTLQVDIYKGGVVLGCYFGPAALYIWAIGILAAGQSSTMTGTYSGQFVMEGFLNLRWSRFARVLLTRSIAITPTLFVAIFQDVEHLTGMNDFLNVLMSLQLPFALIPVLTFTSLPSVMNDFANGLFWKVGGGLLILLICSINMYFVVAYVMSLNHMALYVGAAVLSVVYLSFVAYLSWLCLVALGASCLACGKTRHLGFAAHPELFLLNNVDADAPVAR, encoded by the exons AGGACGCGCCCGGGGAGCACGGGGACGTGCTCAGCACCATCTCCAGCAGCATGAACCCGCTGcagccgccggccgccgccgagGAGCCTTTTACCACCTACTTCGACAGCAAGATCCCGATTCCCGAGGATGAAACG CATTCCTGCTTTAGCTTCCGCAAGCTCTGGGCGTTCACGGGGCCGGGCTTTCTGATGAGCATCGCCTACCTGGATCCGGGCAACATCGAGTCGGATTTACAGTCCGGGGCTGTCGCGGGCTTTAAG ctgctgtgggtgctgctgctggcgaCGGTCATCGGGCTGCTCCTGCAGCGGCTGGCGGCGCGGCTGGGGGTGGTGACGGGGCTGCACCTCGCCGAGGTCTGCAACCGGCAGTACCAGAAG GTTCCTCGGATTATCCTGTGGCTGATGGTCGAGCTGGCTATCATCGGATCCGATATGCAAGAAGTCATCGGCTCCGCGATCGCTATTAACCTCCTGTCCATGGGGAA GATCCCGCTGTGGGGCGGCGTGCTCATCACCATAGCGGACACCTTCGTCTTTCTCTTCCTGGATAAATACG GCTTGCGGAAGCTGGAGGCGTTCTTCGGGTTCCTGATCACCATCATGGCTCTGACGTTTGGCTACGAG tACATCACGGTAAAGCCCAGccaggagaagctgctgcaagGGCTGTTCATCCCCTACTGCCAGAACTGCGGCACGGAGCAGCTGGAGCAAGCCGTGGGCATCGTGGGCGCCGTGATCATGCCCCACAACATGTACCTGCACTCTGCCTTGGTCAAG TCTCGGCAAGTGAACCGCGCGAACAAGCGGGAAGTCCAGGAAGCTAACAAGTACTTCTTCATCGAGTCCTGCATCGCCCTCTTCGTCTCCTTCATCATTAACATCTTCGTCGTGACCGTTTTCGCTGAGGCTTTCTTCGAAAAGACCAACGCGGAcgtg AGCGACGTCTGCAGGAACGCCAGCAGCCCCCACTCCTCGCTCTTCCCCAGTGACAACCAGAcgctgcaggtggatatctaCAAGGGG GGCGTCGTTCTGGGCTGTTACTTCGGCCCCGCCGCGCTCTACATCTGGGCCATCGGCATCCTGGCAGCCGGCCAGAGCTCCACGATGACAGGGACATACTCGGGGCAGTTCGTTATGGAG GGCTTCCTGAACCTGCGGTGGTCCCGCTTTGCCCGGGTGCTGCTGACCCGCTCGATCGCCATCACTCCCACCCTCTTCGTCGCCATCTTCCAGGACGTCGAGCACCTGACGGGCATGAACGACTTCCTAAATGTTCTCATGAGCCTccag ctGCCGTTCGCCCTCATCCCGGTCCTGACGTTCACCAGCCTGCCCAGCGTCATGAACGATTTTGCCAACGGATT GTTCTGGAAGGTCGGCGGTGGCCTCCTGATCCTCCTGATCTGCAGCATCAACATGTACTTCGTGGTGGCCTACGTCATGTCCTTGAACCACATGGCTCTGTACGTGGGCGCTGCGGTTCTCAGCGTGGTCTACCTGTCCTTCGTGGCCTATCTG agctggctgtgcctggtCGCCCTGGGAGCCTCCTGCCTGGCCTGCGGGAAAACG CGCCACCTGGGATTTGCCGCCCATCCCGAACTTTTCCTCCTCAACAACGTGGACGCCGACGCACCCGTCGCCCGATGA
- the ACVR1B gene encoding activin receptor type-1B isoform X2: MVSVFNLDGVKHHVRTCIPEAKLIPAGKPFYCLSSEDLRNTHCCYSDFCNKIDLMVPSGHLKDNEPPSSWGPVELVAVIAGPVFLVFVVMIIVVFVFHHHQRVYHNRQRLDMEDPSCEMCLSKDKTLQDLVYDLSTSGSGSGLPLFVQRTVARTIVLQEIIGKGRFGEVWRGRWRGGDVAVKIFSSREERSWFREAEIYQTVMLRHENILGFIAADNKDNGTWTQLWLVSDYHEHGSLFDYLNRYTVTIEGMIKLALSAASGLAHLHMEIVGTQGKPGIAHRDLKSKNILVKKNGTCAIADLGLAVRHDSVTDTIDIAPNQRVGTKRYMAPEVLDETINMKHFDSFKCADIYALGLVYWEIARRCNAGGIHEEYQLPYYDLVPSDPSIEEMRKVVCDQKLRPNIPNWWQSYEALRVMGKMMRECWYANGAARLTALRIKKTLSQLSVQEDVKI; this comes from the exons ATGGTCTCGGTCTTCAACCTGGATGGTGTTAAACACCACGTGCGGACCTGCATTCCTGAAGCAAAATTGATTCCTGCTGGGAAACCCTTCTATTGTCTGAGTTCAGAAGATCTGCGTAATACTCACTGCTGCTACTCTGATTTTTGCAACAAAATTGATTTAATGGTTCCCAGTG GGCACCTGAAAGATAACGAGCCCCCGTCAAGCTGGGGTCCTGTGGAGCTAGTGGCGGTGATTGCCGGACCCGTCTTCCTTGTGTTTGTTGTCATGATCATAGTAGTCTTTGTGTTTCATCACCACCAACGAGTCTATCACAATCGTCAGCGGCTGGACATGGAAGACCCCTCTTGTGAAATGTGCCTTTCGAAGGATAAGACCTTGCAAGATCTAGTCTACGATCTCTCCACCTCTGGCTCTGGCTCAG GTTTGCCACTTTTTGTCCAACGGACTGTGGCTCGAACGATTGTCCTTCAGGAGATCATTGGTAAAGGGCGTTTCGGGGAAGTGTGGCGTGGCAGGTGGCGTGGAGGTGACGTCGCCGTAAAAATCTTCTCTTCACGGGAGGAGCGTTCCTGGTTTAGGGAAGCAGAAATATATCAAACCGTGATGCTGCGACATGAGAACATCCTGGGATTTATTGCTGCGGATAACAAAG aTAACGGAACGTGGACTCAGCTGTGGCTCGTCTCCGACTACCACGAGCACGGTTCTCTCTTTGACTACCTGAATCGATACACCGTGACTATCGAGGGGATGATCAAGCTTGCCCTGTCGGCTGCTAGCGGACTGGCCCATCTGCACATGGAGATTGTGGGTACTCAGG GAAAGCCTGGGATTGCTCACAGAGACTTGAAATCTAAGAACATCTTGGTGAAGAAGAACGGCACGTGTGCCATCGCTGACCTCGGACTGGCCGTCCGGCATGATTCCGTTACGGATACAATTGATATTGCACCAAATCAGAGGGTCGGAACCAAACG GTACATGGCCCCTGAAGTCTTGGATGAAACCATTAACATGAAGCATTTTGATTCATTTAAATGTGCTGATATCTATGCCTTGGGCTTGGTCTACTGGGAGATTGCTCGAAGGTGCAACGCAGGAG GTATCCATGAGGAGTATCAGCTTCCCTACTATGACCTGGTACCCTCTGATCCCTCGATTGAAGAGATGCGGAAGGTCGTGTGTGATCAGAAATTACGGCCTAATATCCCAAACTGGTGGCAAAGCTACGAG GCGCTACGGGTGATGGGTAAGATGATGCGAGAGTGCTGGTACGCCAACGGAGCGGCTCGACTCACTGCCCTCCGCATTAAGAAAACCCTCTCACAGCTCAGTGTCCAGGAAGATGTGAAAATCTAG
- the SLC11A2 gene encoding natural resistance-associated macrophage protein 2 isoform X3, translating into MPKKYTLQQSSPSCELANVASLNQFPGQGNGPSMGNSDTDHKASYEDAPGEHGDVLSTISSSMNPLQPPAAAEEPFTTYFDSKIPIPEDETHSCFSFRKLWAFTGPGFLMSIAYLDPGNIESDLQSGAVAGFKLLWVLLLATVIGLLLQRLAARLGVVTGLHLAEVCNRQYQKVPRIILWLMVELAIIGSDMQEVIGSAIAINLLSMGKIPLWGGVLITIADTFVFLFLDKYGLRKLEAFFGFLITIMALTFGYEYITVKPSQEKLLQGLFIPYCQNCGTEQLEQAVGIVGAVIMPHNMYLHSALVKSRQVNRANKREVQEANKYFFIESCIALFVSFIINIFVVTVFAEAFFEKTNADVSDVCRNASSPHSSLFPSDNQTLQVDIYKGGVVLGCYFGPAALYIWAIGILAAGQSSTMTGTYSGQFVMEGFLNLRWSRFARVLLTRSIAITPTLFVAIFQDVEHLTGMNDFLNVLMSLQLPFALIPVLTFTSLPSVMNDFANGLFWKVGGGLLILLICSINMYFVVAYVMSLNHMALYVGAAVLSVVYLSFVAYLRHLGFAAHPELFLLNNVDADAPVAR; encoded by the exons AGGACGCGCCCGGGGAGCACGGGGACGTGCTCAGCACCATCTCCAGCAGCATGAACCCGCTGcagccgccggccgccgccgagGAGCCTTTTACCACCTACTTCGACAGCAAGATCCCGATTCCCGAGGATGAAACG CATTCCTGCTTTAGCTTCCGCAAGCTCTGGGCGTTCACGGGGCCGGGCTTTCTGATGAGCATCGCCTACCTGGATCCGGGCAACATCGAGTCGGATTTACAGTCCGGGGCTGTCGCGGGCTTTAAG ctgctgtgggtgctgctgctggcgaCGGTCATCGGGCTGCTCCTGCAGCGGCTGGCGGCGCGGCTGGGGGTGGTGACGGGGCTGCACCTCGCCGAGGTCTGCAACCGGCAGTACCAGAAG GTTCCTCGGATTATCCTGTGGCTGATGGTCGAGCTGGCTATCATCGGATCCGATATGCAAGAAGTCATCGGCTCCGCGATCGCTATTAACCTCCTGTCCATGGGGAA GATCCCGCTGTGGGGCGGCGTGCTCATCACCATAGCGGACACCTTCGTCTTTCTCTTCCTGGATAAATACG GCTTGCGGAAGCTGGAGGCGTTCTTCGGGTTCCTGATCACCATCATGGCTCTGACGTTTGGCTACGAG tACATCACGGTAAAGCCCAGccaggagaagctgctgcaagGGCTGTTCATCCCCTACTGCCAGAACTGCGGCACGGAGCAGCTGGAGCAAGCCGTGGGCATCGTGGGCGCCGTGATCATGCCCCACAACATGTACCTGCACTCTGCCTTGGTCAAG TCTCGGCAAGTGAACCGCGCGAACAAGCGGGAAGTCCAGGAAGCTAACAAGTACTTCTTCATCGAGTCCTGCATCGCCCTCTTCGTCTCCTTCATCATTAACATCTTCGTCGTGACCGTTTTCGCTGAGGCTTTCTTCGAAAAGACCAACGCGGAcgtg AGCGACGTCTGCAGGAACGCCAGCAGCCCCCACTCCTCGCTCTTCCCCAGTGACAACCAGAcgctgcaggtggatatctaCAAGGGG GGCGTCGTTCTGGGCTGTTACTTCGGCCCCGCCGCGCTCTACATCTGGGCCATCGGCATCCTGGCAGCCGGCCAGAGCTCCACGATGACAGGGACATACTCGGGGCAGTTCGTTATGGAG GGCTTCCTGAACCTGCGGTGGTCCCGCTTTGCCCGGGTGCTGCTGACCCGCTCGATCGCCATCACTCCCACCCTCTTCGTCGCCATCTTCCAGGACGTCGAGCACCTGACGGGCATGAACGACTTCCTAAATGTTCTCATGAGCCTccag ctGCCGTTCGCCCTCATCCCGGTCCTGACGTTCACCAGCCTGCCCAGCGTCATGAACGATTTTGCCAACGGATT GTTCTGGAAGGTCGGCGGTGGCCTCCTGATCCTCCTGATCTGCAGCATCAACATGTACTTCGTGGTGGCCTACGTCATGTCCTTGAACCACATGGCTCTGTACGTGGGCGCTGCGGTTCTCAGCGTGGTCTACCTGTCCTTCGTGGCCTATCTG CGCCACCTGGGATTTGCCGCCCATCCCGAACTTTTCCTCCTCAACAACGTGGACGCCGACGCACCCGTCGCCCGATGA
- the SLC11A2 gene encoding natural resistance-associated macrophage protein 2 isoform X4 — MGNSDTDHKASYEDAPGEHGDVLSTISSSMNPLQPPAAAEEPFTTYFDSKIPIPEDETHSCFSFRKLWAFTGPGFLMSIAYLDPGNIESDLQSGAVAGFKLLWVLLLATVIGLLLQRLAARLGVVTGLHLAEVCNRQYQKVPRIILWLMVELAIIGSDMQEVIGSAIAINLLSMGKIPLWGGVLITIADTFVFLFLDKYGLRKLEAFFGFLITIMALTFGYEYITVKPSQEKLLQGLFIPYCQNCGTEQLEQAVGIVGAVIMPHNMYLHSALVKSRQVNRANKREVQEANKYFFIESCIALFVSFIINIFVVTVFAEAFFEKTNADVSDVCRNASSPHSSLFPSDNQTLQVDIYKGGVVLGCYFGPAALYIWAIGILAAGQSSTMTGTYSGQFVMEGFLNLRWSRFARVLLTRSIAITPTLFVAIFQDVEHLTGMNDFLNVLMSLQLPFALIPVLTFTSLPSVMNDFANGLFWKVGGGLLILLICSINMYFVVAYVMSLNHMALYVGAAVLSVVYLSFVAYLSWLCLVALGASCLACGKTRHLGFAAHPELFLLNNVDADAPVAR; from the exons AGGACGCGCCCGGGGAGCACGGGGACGTGCTCAGCACCATCTCCAGCAGCATGAACCCGCTGcagccgccggccgccgccgagGAGCCTTTTACCACCTACTTCGACAGCAAGATCCCGATTCCCGAGGATGAAACG CATTCCTGCTTTAGCTTCCGCAAGCTCTGGGCGTTCACGGGGCCGGGCTTTCTGATGAGCATCGCCTACCTGGATCCGGGCAACATCGAGTCGGATTTACAGTCCGGGGCTGTCGCGGGCTTTAAG ctgctgtgggtgctgctgctggcgaCGGTCATCGGGCTGCTCCTGCAGCGGCTGGCGGCGCGGCTGGGGGTGGTGACGGGGCTGCACCTCGCCGAGGTCTGCAACCGGCAGTACCAGAAG GTTCCTCGGATTATCCTGTGGCTGATGGTCGAGCTGGCTATCATCGGATCCGATATGCAAGAAGTCATCGGCTCCGCGATCGCTATTAACCTCCTGTCCATGGGGAA GATCCCGCTGTGGGGCGGCGTGCTCATCACCATAGCGGACACCTTCGTCTTTCTCTTCCTGGATAAATACG GCTTGCGGAAGCTGGAGGCGTTCTTCGGGTTCCTGATCACCATCATGGCTCTGACGTTTGGCTACGAG tACATCACGGTAAAGCCCAGccaggagaagctgctgcaagGGCTGTTCATCCCCTACTGCCAGAACTGCGGCACGGAGCAGCTGGAGCAAGCCGTGGGCATCGTGGGCGCCGTGATCATGCCCCACAACATGTACCTGCACTCTGCCTTGGTCAAG TCTCGGCAAGTGAACCGCGCGAACAAGCGGGAAGTCCAGGAAGCTAACAAGTACTTCTTCATCGAGTCCTGCATCGCCCTCTTCGTCTCCTTCATCATTAACATCTTCGTCGTGACCGTTTTCGCTGAGGCTTTCTTCGAAAAGACCAACGCGGAcgtg AGCGACGTCTGCAGGAACGCCAGCAGCCCCCACTCCTCGCTCTTCCCCAGTGACAACCAGAcgctgcaggtggatatctaCAAGGGG GGCGTCGTTCTGGGCTGTTACTTCGGCCCCGCCGCGCTCTACATCTGGGCCATCGGCATCCTGGCAGCCGGCCAGAGCTCCACGATGACAGGGACATACTCGGGGCAGTTCGTTATGGAG GGCTTCCTGAACCTGCGGTGGTCCCGCTTTGCCCGGGTGCTGCTGACCCGCTCGATCGCCATCACTCCCACCCTCTTCGTCGCCATCTTCCAGGACGTCGAGCACCTGACGGGCATGAACGACTTCCTAAATGTTCTCATGAGCCTccag ctGCCGTTCGCCCTCATCCCGGTCCTGACGTTCACCAGCCTGCCCAGCGTCATGAACGATTTTGCCAACGGATT GTTCTGGAAGGTCGGCGGTGGCCTCCTGATCCTCCTGATCTGCAGCATCAACATGTACTTCGTGGTGGCCTACGTCATGTCCTTGAACCACATGGCTCTGTACGTGGGCGCTGCGGTTCTCAGCGTGGTCTACCTGTCCTTCGTGGCCTATCTG agctggctgtgcctggtCGCCCTGGGAGCCTCCTGCCTGGCCTGCGGGAAAACG CGCCACCTGGGATTTGCCGCCCATCCCGAACTTTTCCTCCTCAACAACGTGGACGCCGACGCACCCGTCGCCCGATGA
- the SLC11A2 gene encoding natural resistance-associated macrophage protein 2 isoform X1 — protein MPKKYTLQQSSPSCELANVASLNQFPGQGNGPSMGNSDTDHKASYEDAPGEHGDVLSTISSSMNPLQPPAAAEEPFTTYFDSKIPIPEDETHSCFSFRKLWAFTGPGFLMSIAYLDPGNIESDLQSGAVAGFKLLWVLLLATVIGLLLQRLAARLGVVTGLHLAEVCNRQYQKVPRIILWLMVELAIIGSDMQEVIGSAIAINLLSMGKIPLWGGVLITIADTFVFLFLDKYGLRKLEAFFGFLITIMALTFGYEYITVKPSQEKLLQGLFIPYCQNCGTEQLEQAVGIVGAVIMPHNMYLHSALVKSRQVNRANKREVQEANKYFFIESCIALFVSFIINIFVVTVFAEAFFEKTNADVSDVCRNASSPHSSLFPSDNQTLQVDIYKGGVVLGCYFGPAALYIWAIGILAAGQSSTMTGTYSGQFVMEGFLNLRWSRFARVLLTRSIAITPTLFVAIFQDVEHLTGMNDFLNVLMSLQLPFALIPVLTFTSLPSVMNDFANGLFWKVGGGLLILLICSINMYFVVAYVMSLNHMALYVGAAVLSVVYLSFVAYLSWLCLVALGASCLACGKTRHLGFAAHPELFLLNNVDADAPVAR, from the exons AGGACGCGCCCGGGGAGCACGGGGACGTGCTCAGCACCATCTCCAGCAGCATGAACCCGCTGcagccgccggccgccgccgagGAGCCTTTTACCACCTACTTCGACAGCAAGATCCCGATTCCCGAGGATGAAACG CATTCCTGCTTTAGCTTCCGCAAGCTCTGGGCGTTCACGGGGCCGGGCTTTCTGATGAGCATCGCCTACCTGGATCCGGGCAACATCGAGTCGGATTTACAGTCCGGGGCTGTCGCGGGCTTTAAG ctgctgtgggtgctgctgctggcgaCGGTCATCGGGCTGCTCCTGCAGCGGCTGGCGGCGCGGCTGGGGGTGGTGACGGGGCTGCACCTCGCCGAGGTCTGCAACCGGCAGTACCAGAAG GTTCCTCGGATTATCCTGTGGCTGATGGTCGAGCTGGCTATCATCGGATCCGATATGCAAGAAGTCATCGGCTCCGCGATCGCTATTAACCTCCTGTCCATGGGGAA GATCCCGCTGTGGGGCGGCGTGCTCATCACCATAGCGGACACCTTCGTCTTTCTCTTCCTGGATAAATACG GCTTGCGGAAGCTGGAGGCGTTCTTCGGGTTCCTGATCACCATCATGGCTCTGACGTTTGGCTACGAG tACATCACGGTAAAGCCCAGccaggagaagctgctgcaagGGCTGTTCATCCCCTACTGCCAGAACTGCGGCACGGAGCAGCTGGAGCAAGCCGTGGGCATCGTGGGCGCCGTGATCATGCCCCACAACATGTACCTGCACTCTGCCTTGGTCAAG TCTCGGCAAGTGAACCGCGCGAACAAGCGGGAAGTCCAGGAAGCTAACAAGTACTTCTTCATCGAGTCCTGCATCGCCCTCTTCGTCTCCTTCATCATTAACATCTTCGTCGTGACCGTTTTCGCTGAGGCTTTCTTCGAAAAGACCAACGCGGAcgtg AGCGACGTCTGCAGGAACGCCAGCAGCCCCCACTCCTCGCTCTTCCCCAGTGACAACCAGAcgctgcaggtggatatctaCAAGGGG GGCGTCGTTCTGGGCTGTTACTTCGGCCCCGCCGCGCTCTACATCTGGGCCATCGGCATCCTGGCAGCCGGCCAGAGCTCCACGATGACAGGGACATACTCGGGGCAGTTCGTTATGGAG GGCTTCCTGAACCTGCGGTGGTCCCGCTTTGCCCGGGTGCTGCTGACCCGCTCGATCGCCATCACTCCCACCCTCTTCGTCGCCATCTTCCAGGACGTCGAGCACCTGACGGGCATGAACGACTTCCTAAATGTTCTCATGAGCCTccag ctGCCGTTCGCCCTCATCCCGGTCCTGACGTTCACCAGCCTGCCCAGCGTCATGAACGATTTTGCCAACGGATT GTTCTGGAAGGTCGGCGGTGGCCTCCTGATCCTCCTGATCTGCAGCATCAACATGTACTTCGTGGTGGCCTACGTCATGTCCTTGAACCACATGGCTCTGTACGTGGGCGCTGCGGTTCTCAGCGTGGTCTACCTGTCCTTCGTGGCCTATCTG agctggctgtgcctggtCGCCCTGGGAGCCTCCTGCCTGGCCTGCGGGAAAACG CGCCACCTGGGATTTGCCGCCCATCCCGAACTTTTCCTCCTCAACAACGTGGACGCCGACGCACCCGTCGCCCGATGA